From one Nematostella vectensis chromosome 7, jaNemVect1.1, whole genome shotgun sequence genomic stretch:
- the LOC5510781 gene encoding uncharacterized protein LOC5510781 isoform X2, whose amino-acid sequence MRRLVLLTILVAGIFICVEIVTLTHLGYHSFFKISCEEYPRNKEMRVDERSSDANEITTSQYQLTEVNKSISNQPGINERLGQSEDVKGPGTQLMNRGRDQQTKEDKRPGLPVKDKRPDKQVTDDRPGHLVEDKRPGQPIDEGSGNQVTDQRPGHSVKNKSPAHLEDDKGPGHQVDNKGPGHQVDNKGLGHQVDDKGPGHQVDDKGPGQQVETKGPGHEVDDKGPGHLVDDKGPGQTIEEEGPGNLEEKDEVAKIYIREIHPAEGTKMDYGFDFSDAKEFPLKNKSIIAKTDFLRVSIHFKDKTVQNDLHASVVERPDVLARPHSQDAPLDIMILAFDSMSDAHVQRVMPLTYAFIKDELQSFVFRGFSVVGQATTPALTAMLTGRTVEENCEKQEGRRGEPGSTPIDGWPFIFKELKETGFASMFSEDDPKLGTFQMRLLGFTEPPVDHYARPMWYVHPRFTDCHGSQPQFVIQLEYLRSFMRAYPGRRKFGFTFLSDLCHQTLNHVSTADKGVADFLRSLKRDGLLENTMFIVMGDHGPRFGGTRHSTQGKVEESLPFLSVRFPEWFKKEFPKEIKTFQENTNALLSPLDLHATFLHLLHFSSGLPKEPATLGTSLFSIIPKNRSCADAKIPEYFCPCLDRRNIRSDHLHAVEGAKRAVKEINRRLIKDENAKTLCKTIKFERTIAATQVMPGKKLQTLGFIVGADALGFGKPLFDSKFIPLDCSYEIQFSASPGGGLFEAKVTITQSGEYQLPNIIRINAYGDLPKCIAEKNPRLRDYCVCL is encoded by the exons ATGAGGCGCCTTGTTCTGTTAACCATTCTCGTCGCTGGAATTTTCATTTGTGTTGAAATCGTAACTTTGACGCACTTGGGCTACCACTCGTTTTTCAAG ATATCTTGCGAGGAATATCCAAGAAACAAAGAAATGCGCGTAGATGAGAGGTCGTCAGATGCAAACGAGATCACGACATCTCAATACCAATTAACAGAGGTCAATAAAAGCATTAGCAACCAGCCAGGTATAAACGAAAGGCTTGGTCAGTCGGAAGATGTCAAGGGGCCTGGTACCCAATTAATGAACAGGGGGCGTGATCAACAAACAAAAGAGGACAAGAGGCCTGGTCTCCCGGTAAAGGACAAAAGGCCTGATAAACAAGTAACGGACGACAGGCCCGGTCACCTGGTAGAGGACAAAAGGCCTGGTCAACCAATAGACGAGGGGTCGGGTAACCAAGTAACGGACCAAAGGCCTGGTCACTCGGTAAAGAACAAGAGCCCAGCTCACCTAGAAGACGACAAGGGGCCTGGTCACCAAGTAGACAACAAGGGGCCTGGTCACCAAGTAGACAACAAGGGGCTTGGTCACCAAGTAGACGATAAGGGGCCTGGTCACCAAGTAGACGACAAGGGACCCGGTCAACAAGTAGAAACTAAGGGGCCTGGTCACGAAGTAGACGACAAGGGGCCTGGTCACCTAGTAGACGACAAGGGGCCTGGTCAAACAATAGAGGAAGAGGGACCCGGTAACCTAGAAG AGAAAGACGAAGTGGCTAAAATTTATATACGGGAAATCCACCCGGCTGAGGGAACCAAAATGGATTATGGCTTTGATTTTAGCGATGCCAAAGAATTCCCGTTAAAAAACAAGTCAATTATTGCAAAGACCGACTTCCTCCGTGTGTCGATACACTTTAAAGACAAAACAGTGCAGAATGATCTTCACGCGTCGGTGGTTGAACGCCCGGATGTACTGGCACGCCCGCATTCCCAGGATGCACCGCTAGATATCATGATCCTCGCGTTCGACTCGATGTCCGATGCGCATGTCCAACGAGTGATGCCTCTGACTTATGCATTTATAAAAGACGAATTGCAGTCGTTTGTATTTCGAGGGTTCTCTGTCGTGGGGCAGGCAACCACTCCCGCGCTGACTGCCATGCTCACGGGACGAACTGTGGAGGAAAACTGTGAGAAGCAGGAGGGAAGAAGAGGGGAACCGGGCTCCACGCCCATCGACGGATGGCCCTTTATATTTAAAGAATTGAAAGAGACTGGGTTTGCTTCAATGTTTAGTGAGGACGACCCTAAACTTG GAACATTTCAGATGCGTCTTCTGGGTTTCACTGAGCCTCCAGTGGATCATTATGCTCGTCCAATGTGGTACGTCCATCCCCGGTTCACCGACTGTCACGGTTCGCAGCCCCAGTTTGTAATCCAGCTGGAGTACCTAAGGAGCTTCATGCGCGCGTACCCCGGCAGGCGAAAGTTCGGGTTCACCTTCCTGTCCGACCTCTGCCATCAGACTTTGAATCACGTGTCTACCGCCGATAAGGGCGTGGCCGACTTTCTTCGATCTCTGAAGCGGGACGGGCTACTGGAGAACACCATGTTTATCGTGATGGGCGACCATGGACCGAGGTTCGGTGGGACTAGGCATTCGACACAAGGAAAGGTTGAGGAGTCTTTGCCTTTTCTTTCGGTGCGTTTTCCAGAATGGTTTAAGAAAGAGTTCCCCAAGGAAATAAAAACGTTTCAGGAGAATACCAATGCGTTGCTTTCGCCTTTAGATTTGCATGCAACGTTTCTTCACTTGCTTCACTTCTCAAGCGGCCTACCTAAAGAACCCGCGACACTTGGTACGTCACTCTTCAGTATTATACCTAAAAACCGCAGTTGCGCGGATGCTAAGATCCCAGAGTACTTTTGCCCATGTCTAGATCGTCGCAACATCAGAAGTGACCATCTGCACGCAGTGGAAGGCGCAAAGAGAGCAGTAAAAGAAATCAACAGACGCCTGATCAAAGATGAAAACGCTAAAACACTTTGCAAGACCATCAAATTTGAGAGAACCATCGCGGCGACACAAGTCATGCCTGGGAAAAAGCTTCAAACTCTAGGTTTTATTGTTGGTGCAGATGCTCTAGGCTTTGGAAAGCCTCTATTTGATAGCAAATTCATTCCGCTAGACTGTAGTTATGAAATCCAGTTCTCTGCAAGCCCAGGGGGAGGGCTATTCGAAGCTAAGGTCACAATCACGCAAAGCGGTGAATATCAATTGCCGAATATTATAAGAATAAACGCATACGGCGATCTACCGAAATGCATAGCCGAAAAGAACCCTAGATTAAGAGATTACTGCGTCTGCTTATAG
- the LOC5510781 gene encoding uncharacterized protein LOC5510781 isoform X1, translating to MRRLVLLTILVAGIFICVEIVTLTHLGYHSFFKISCEEYPRNKEMRVDERSSDANEITTSQYQLTEVNKSISNQPGINERLGQSEDVKGPGTQLMNRGRDQQTKEDKRPGLPVKDKRPDKQVTDDRPGHLVEDKRPGQPIDEGSGNQVTDQRPGHSVKNKSPAHLEDDKGPGHQVDNKGPGHQVDNKGLGHQVDDKGPGHQVDDKGPGQQVETKGPGHEVDDKGPGHLVDDKGPGQTIEEEGPGNLEAQDQFQCAIPMDDSHVSSSRCRLPVLDPFSSSVMKHVQRHAPLQCPGRLYTNYSNGVLRLISDAAEKDEVAKIYIREIHPAEGTKMDYGFDFSDAKEFPLKNKSIIAKTDFLRVSIHFKDKTVQNDLHASVVERPDVLARPHSQDAPLDIMILAFDSMSDAHVQRVMPLTYAFIKDELQSFVFRGFSVVGQATTPALTAMLTGRTVEENCEKQEGRRGEPGSTPIDGWPFIFKELKETGFASMFSEDDPKLGTFQMRLLGFTEPPVDHYARPMWYVHPRFTDCHGSQPQFVIQLEYLRSFMRAYPGRRKFGFTFLSDLCHQTLNHVSTADKGVADFLRSLKRDGLLENTMFIVMGDHGPRFGGTRHSTQGKVEESLPFLSVRFPEWFKKEFPKEIKTFQENTNALLSPLDLHATFLHLLHFSSGLPKEPATLGTSLFSIIPKNRSCADAKIPEYFCPCLDRRNIRSDHLHAVEGAKRAVKEINRRLIKDENAKTLCKTIKFERTIAATQVMPGKKLQTLGFIVGADALGFGKPLFDSKFIPLDCSYEIQFSASPGGGLFEAKVTITQSGEYQLPNIIRINAYGDLPKCIAEKNPRLRDYCVCL from the exons ATGAGGCGCCTTGTTCTGTTAACCATTCTCGTCGCTGGAATTTTCATTTGTGTTGAAATCGTAACTTTGACGCACTTGGGCTACCACTCGTTTTTCAAG ATATCTTGCGAGGAATATCCAAGAAACAAAGAAATGCGCGTAGATGAGAGGTCGTCAGATGCAAACGAGATCACGACATCTCAATACCAATTAACAGAGGTCAATAAAAGCATTAGCAACCAGCCAGGTATAAACGAAAGGCTTGGTCAGTCGGAAGATGTCAAGGGGCCTGGTACCCAATTAATGAACAGGGGGCGTGATCAACAAACAAAAGAGGACAAGAGGCCTGGTCTCCCGGTAAAGGACAAAAGGCCTGATAAACAAGTAACGGACGACAGGCCCGGTCACCTGGTAGAGGACAAAAGGCCTGGTCAACCAATAGACGAGGGGTCGGGTAACCAAGTAACGGACCAAAGGCCTGGTCACTCGGTAAAGAACAAGAGCCCAGCTCACCTAGAAGACGACAAGGGGCCTGGTCACCAAGTAGACAACAAGGGGCCTGGTCACCAAGTAGACAACAAGGGGCTTGGTCACCAAGTAGACGATAAGGGGCCTGGTCACCAAGTAGACGACAAGGGACCCGGTCAACAAGTAGAAACTAAGGGGCCTGGTCACGAAGTAGACGACAAGGGGCCTGGTCACCTAGTAGACGACAAGGGGCCTGGTCAAACAATAGAGGAAGAGGGACCCGGTAACCTAGAAG CGCAAGACCAATTTCAGTGCGCCATTCCGATGGATGATAGTCACGTGAGTTCAAGTCGGTGCAGGCTTCCTGTGCTTGATCCGTTCAGTTCAAGTGTAATGAAGCACGTGCAGCGCCACGCCCCTCTGCAATGCCCGGGGAGACTCTACACTAACTATTCAAACGGGGTTCTTAGATTGATCTCCGATGCTGCGG AGAAAGACGAAGTGGCTAAAATTTATATACGGGAAATCCACCCGGCTGAGGGAACCAAAATGGATTATGGCTTTGATTTTAGCGATGCCAAAGAATTCCCGTTAAAAAACAAGTCAATTATTGCAAAGACCGACTTCCTCCGTGTGTCGATACACTTTAAAGACAAAACAGTGCAGAATGATCTTCACGCGTCGGTGGTTGAACGCCCGGATGTACTGGCACGCCCGCATTCCCAGGATGCACCGCTAGATATCATGATCCTCGCGTTCGACTCGATGTCCGATGCGCATGTCCAACGAGTGATGCCTCTGACTTATGCATTTATAAAAGACGAATTGCAGTCGTTTGTATTTCGAGGGTTCTCTGTCGTGGGGCAGGCAACCACTCCCGCGCTGACTGCCATGCTCACGGGACGAACTGTGGAGGAAAACTGTGAGAAGCAGGAGGGAAGAAGAGGGGAACCGGGCTCCACGCCCATCGACGGATGGCCCTTTATATTTAAAGAATTGAAAGAGACTGGGTTTGCTTCAATGTTTAGTGAGGACGACCCTAAACTTG GAACATTTCAGATGCGTCTTCTGGGTTTCACTGAGCCTCCAGTGGATCATTATGCTCGTCCAATGTGGTACGTCCATCCCCGGTTCACCGACTGTCACGGTTCGCAGCCCCAGTTTGTAATCCAGCTGGAGTACCTAAGGAGCTTCATGCGCGCGTACCCCGGCAGGCGAAAGTTCGGGTTCACCTTCCTGTCCGACCTCTGCCATCAGACTTTGAATCACGTGTCTACCGCCGATAAGGGCGTGGCCGACTTTCTTCGATCTCTGAAGCGGGACGGGCTACTGGAGAACACCATGTTTATCGTGATGGGCGACCATGGACCGAGGTTCGGTGGGACTAGGCATTCGACACAAGGAAAGGTTGAGGAGTCTTTGCCTTTTCTTTCGGTGCGTTTTCCAGAATGGTTTAAGAAAGAGTTCCCCAAGGAAATAAAAACGTTTCAGGAGAATACCAATGCGTTGCTTTCGCCTTTAGATTTGCATGCAACGTTTCTTCACTTGCTTCACTTCTCAAGCGGCCTACCTAAAGAACCCGCGACACTTGGTACGTCACTCTTCAGTATTATACCTAAAAACCGCAGTTGCGCGGATGCTAAGATCCCAGAGTACTTTTGCCCATGTCTAGATCGTCGCAACATCAGAAGTGACCATCTGCACGCAGTGGAAGGCGCAAAGAGAGCAGTAAAAGAAATCAACAGACGCCTGATCAAAGATGAAAACGCTAAAACACTTTGCAAGACCATCAAATTTGAGAGAACCATCGCGGCGACACAAGTCATGCCTGGGAAAAAGCTTCAAACTCTAGGTTTTATTGTTGGTGCAGATGCTCTAGGCTTTGGAAAGCCTCTATTTGATAGCAAATTCATTCCGCTAGACTGTAGTTATGAAATCCAGTTCTCTGCAAGCCCAGGGGGAGGGCTATTCGAAGCTAAGGTCACAATCACGCAAAGCGGTGAATATCAATTGCCGAATATTATAAGAATAAACGCATACGGCGATCTACCGAAATGCATAGCCGAAAAGAACCCTAGATTAAGAGATTACTGCGTCTGCTTATAG